A single region of the Leptodactylus fuscus isolate aLepFus1 chromosome 5, aLepFus1.hap2, whole genome shotgun sequence genome encodes:
- the LOC142204408 gene encoding vomeronasal type-2 receptor 26-like has translation MAKLTYYIRRARPNIKVDNAPYFDENGNAPGVYVIINWQMKPDRTLTHVKIGHYNDTAPPYRTLTMNSSQIMWNLGSKQVPSSRCSNTCTLGFRKAVLQGKPPCCYACVPCLQGEISNQKDSLNCFRCPWDQWPNPEKSRCLLKPIEFLSYEDILGVSLAVSSIISSIIPVLLWVLFLHHKYTPLVKASNYSLSCLLLMSLSLCFFSSLGFIGYPDRGKCLLRQVSFGLIFTLCVACILAKTIMVVFAFMATRPGSSLRKWTTLRVSYSIICICLLLQLLLCITWMSLAPPSPQYNTEDKPDLIIVDCNDRSHMAFWVMLGYLFLLATISFIVAFLARKLPDSFNEAQFITFSMLAFLSVWISFIPSSLSARGKYTVAMEVFAILGSSWALLICMFFPKCFILLFRPEMNSKEYLMMRNKNKGATSR, from the exons atggcgaag CTCACTTACTATATCCGTAGGGCTCGGCCTAACATTAAAGTGGACAATGCACCTTATTTTGATGAGAATGGAAATGCTCCCGGAGTCTACGTCATTATCAACTGGCAGATGAAGCCCGACAGGACCTTGACACATGTCAAGATTGGCCACTATAATGATACAGCTCCTCCATATCGGACTCTGACCATGAACTCAAGTCAGATCATGTGGAACCTGGGGAGTAAGCAG gTCCCATCCTCACGCTGTAGTAATACTTGTACCCTGGGATTCAGGAAGGCCGTTCTGCAAGGCAAACCACCATGTTGCTATGCCTGTGTCCCATGTCTACAAGGAGAGATCTCGAATCAAAAAG ATTCCCTGAACTGCTTCAGATGTCCATGGGACCAATGGCCAAATCCAGAAAAATCAAGGTGTCTCCTCAAACCCATAGAGTTCCTGTCTTATGAAGATATATTAGGAGTCTCCTTAGCTGTAAGCAGCATAATCTCCTCAATCATTCCAGTTCTTCTCTGGGTTCTTTTCCTCCACCATAAATATACTCCACTTGTGAAAGCCAGCAATTACTCCCTTAGTTGTCTTCTACTGATGTCCCTCAGTCTTTGCTTCTTCAGCTCTTTGGGATTTATTGGTTACCCTGATCGTGGCAAATGTCTTCTACGTCAGGTGTCCTTTGGTCTGATCTTCACTCTCTGTGTTGCATGTATTTTGGCCAAGACCATCATGGTGGTTTTTGCTTTCATGGCCACTAGACCAGGAAGCAGCCtgagaaaatggacaaccctAAGAGTCTCCTACTCCATTATTTGTATCTGTCTCCTTCTACAATTACTATTGTGTATCACTTGGATGTCACTGGCTCCTCCATCACCACAATACAACACAGAAGATAAACCAGATCTCATCATTGTGGACTGTAATGATAGGTCACACATGGCCTTCTGGGTTATGCTTGGTTATCTCTTTCTTCTGGCCACCATTAGTTTCATAGTGGCCTTCTTGGCCAGAAAACTTCCAGACAGTTTTAATGAAGCCCAGTTTATCACATTTAGTATGTTGGCCTTTCTTAGTGTTTGGATATCTTTTATTCCATCATCTCTTAGTGCCCGGGGAAAATATACAGTCGCCATGGAGGTATTTGCCATCCTGGGGTCTAGTTGGGCGTTACTGATCTGTATGTTTTTTCCTAAATGTTTCATTTTACTCTTCAGACCAGAGATGAACTCTAAGGAATATCTTATGATGAGAAATAAGAATAAAGGTGCAACAAGCAGATAA